A part of Pectobacterium cacticida genomic DNA contains:
- the kdgR gene encoding DNA-binding transcriptional regulator KdgR, whose amino-acid sequence MAIADLDKQPDSVSSVLKVFGILQALGEEREIGITELSQRVMMSKSTVYRFLQTMKSLGYVAQEGESEKYSLTLKLFELGAKALQNVDLIRSADIQMRELSALTRETIHLGALDEDSIVYVHKIDSMYNLRMYSRIGRRNPLHSTAIGKVLLAWRDRSEVEEILSTVEFTQSTPHTLCSADDLLKQLDVVRGQGYGEDNEEQEEGLRCIGVPVFDRFGVVIAGLSISFPTIRFSEENKHEYVAMLHTAARNISEQMGYHDYPF is encoded by the coding sequence ATGGCTATTGCAGATTTAGATAAACAACCCGATTCCGTGTCGTCCGTTTTAAAGGTCTTTGGCATTTTACAGGCATTAGGTGAAGAGAGAGAAATTGGCATTACTGAACTTTCTCAGCGTGTCATGATGTCTAAGAGTACTGTTTACCGCTTTCTTCAGACGATGAAGTCCTTGGGCTATGTTGCGCAGGAAGGTGAGTCAGAGAAATATTCTTTGACGCTTAAGTTATTTGAACTTGGCGCTAAGGCATTACAGAACGTAGATTTAATTCGCAGTGCGGATATTCAGATGCGCGAGTTGTCTGCGCTAACGCGGGAAACGATCCACCTCGGCGCACTGGATGAAGACAGCATCGTTTATGTTCATAAAATAGACTCGATGTACAACCTGCGTATGTATTCGCGTATTGGCCGCCGCAATCCGTTGCATAGTACCGCGATTGGTAAAGTATTGTTGGCATGGCGCGATCGCAGCGAAGTGGAAGAGATTCTGTCTACGGTTGAGTTCACGCAGAGCACGCCACATACGCTGTGTTCTGCTGACGATCTTCTTAAACAACTTGATGTTGTCCGTGGGCAAGGTTATGGCGAAGATAACGAAGAGCAGGAAGAAGGGTTACGTTGTATCGGCGTCCCGGTGTTTGACCGTTTTGGAGTAGTGATTGCGGGTCTCAGTATTTCTTTTCCAACGATTCGCTTTTCAGAAGAAAACAAACACGAATATGTTGCCATGTTACATACGGCCGCTAGAAATATCTCTGAGCAAATGGGTTACCACGATTACCCATTCTAA
- the ogl gene encoding oligogalacturonate lyase: MAKGNKIPLTFHTYQDAATGTEVVRLTPPDVICHRNYFYQKCFSNDGSKLLFGAAFDGPWNYYLLDLKAQSATQLTEGKGDNTFGGFLSPNDDALYYVKNTRDLMRVDLATLEEKTIYQVPDDWVGYGTWVANSDCTKMVGIEIKKEDWKPLTDWKKFQEFYFTNPCCRLIRVDLVTGEATTILQENQWLGHPIYRPGDDNTVAFCHEGPHDLVDARMWFINEDGTNMRKVKEHAEGESCTHEFWVPDGSAMIYVSYLKGDNNRYIRSIDPVTLEDRQLRVMPPCSHLMSNYDGTLLVGDGSDAPVDVQDDGGYKIENDPFLYVFNLKTGKEHRIAQHNTSWKVLEGDRQVTHPHPSFTPDNKQVLFTSDVDGKPALYLARVPDSVWN, translated from the coding sequence ATGGCCAAAGGTAACAAAATCCCCCTAACGTTTCATACCTATCAGGATGCAGCAACCGGAACTGAAGTTGTACGTTTAACCCCGCCCGATGTTATCTGTCATCGCAACTATTTCTACCAAAAATGTTTTTCTAATGATGGTAGTAAGCTGTTGTTTGGCGCAGCGTTTGATGGCCCATGGAACTATTATCTGCTGGATTTGAAGGCGCAAAGCGCCACACAGTTAACAGAGGGCAAAGGTGACAACACGTTCGGTGGATTTTTATCTCCGAATGATGATGCGCTGTATTATGTCAAGAATACCCGCGATTTGATGCGTGTTGACTTGGCCACATTGGAAGAAAAAACGATTTATCAGGTGCCGGACGATTGGGTTGGTTACGGTACCTGGGTGGCGAATTCCGATTGTACTAAAATGGTTGGTATAGAAATCAAGAAAGAAGACTGGAAGCCATTAACTGATTGGAAAAAATTCCAGGAATTCTACTTCACTAACCCATGCTGTCGTCTGATTCGCGTCGATTTAGTTACGGGTGAAGCGACGACGATTCTGCAGGAAAATCAGTGGTTAGGGCACCCCATTTACCGTCCAGGCGACGATAATACTGTCGCTTTCTGCCACGAAGGGCCGCATGATCTGGTGGATGCGCGTATGTGGTTCATCAACGAAGATGGCACGAATATGCGTAAGGTGAAAGAGCATGCAGAAGGTGAAAGTTGTACTCACGAATTCTGGGTACCAGATGGTTCTGCAATGATTTATGTTTCCTACCTCAAAGGTGATAACAATCGCTACATCCGTAGTATCGATCCCGTGACGCTGGAAGATCGCCAATTGCGTGTCATGCCGCCATGTTCCCATCTGATGAGCAATTATGATGGTACGCTGCTGGTTGGTGATGGTTCCGATGCGCCTGTTGATGTACAAGATGACGGTGGTTACAAAATCGAGAATGATCCGTTTCTTTATGTGTTTAACCTGAAAACCGGTAAAGAGCATCGTATTGCACAACACAATACCTCTTGGAAGGTGTTGGAAGGAGATCGTCAGGTGACTCATCCACATCCCTCTTTCACGCCGGATAATAAACAAGTCCTGTTTACCTCTGACGTCGATGGCAAGCCAGCGCTGTATCTGGCCAGGGTGCCTGATTCCGTCTGGAACTAA
- a CDS encoding LytR/AlgR family response regulator transcription factor encodes MKAIIVEDEFLAQQELSYLIRQHSKITIEAVFDDGLDVLKYLQNNEVDAIFLDINIPSLDGVLLAQNISKFAHKPYMIFITAYKEHAVEAFEVEAFDYILKPYHESRIITMLHKLEAAWLQQKNASVAEIGAHAGVPRSAQQTINLMKDERIIVTDINNIYYAAAQEKVTLVYTRREEFIMPMNITEFCNRLPEDYFFRCHRSYCVNLTKIREIVPWFNNTYILRLNDLDFEVPVSRSKIKAFRSLMRL; translated from the coding sequence ATGAAAGCTATTATTGTTGAAGATGAGTTCCTTGCGCAACAGGAATTGAGTTACCTTATTCGTCAGCATAGTAAAATTACGATTGAAGCGGTATTTGATGACGGGTTAGATGTTCTGAAATATTTGCAAAATAATGAGGTCGATGCGATTTTTCTGGATATTAATATCCCCTCATTAGATGGCGTTTTGCTGGCACAAAACATTAGCAAGTTTGCGCATAAACCCTACATGATTTTTATCACAGCATACAAAGAACATGCGGTCGAGGCCTTTGAGGTTGAAGCCTTTGATTACATTCTTAAGCCATACCATGAATCACGTATCATCACTATGTTGCATAAGTTAGAGGCAGCATGGCTACAGCAGAAGAATGCCTCTGTGGCTGAAATAGGCGCACATGCCGGTGTCCCCAGGAGCGCGCAGCAAACGATAAATTTAATGAAAGATGAGCGGATTATCGTCACGGATATTAATAATATTTATTACGCTGCGGCGCAGGAGAAAGTCACGCTGGTGTACACGCGACGAGAGGAATTTATTATGCCGATGAATATTACAGAATTTTGTAACCGATTGCCTGAAGACTACTTCTTCCGCTGTCATCGCTCATACTGTGTTAATTTGACGAAAATTCGTGAAATTGTGCCGTGGTTTAACAACACTTATATTCTGCGATTAAACGATCTGGATTTCGAAGTCCCGGTAAGCCGAAGCAAAATAAAGGCATTTAGGTCATTGATGCGCCTTTAA
- a CDS encoding YebF family protein: MGWKLKTALCILAVAAADLGYGYYRWHSGPTCDEITYEEAIENVRSDLVSYRIPRWKEFQMDRLGTAKPDIRFNKDNSYISEDVYSIDVTVSGPLEEHQMVAMLICRLGGIEYSATL; encoded by the coding sequence ATGGGATGGAAATTAAAAACAGCCTTATGTATTTTGGCGGTTGCTGCTGCCGACTTAGGTTACGGATATTATCGTTGGCATTCGGGGCCGACATGCGATGAAATCACCTATGAAGAAGCTATTGAAAATGTAAGAAGCGATCTGGTTAGTTATCGAATACCGCGATGGAAAGAGTTCCAAATGGATAGACTTGGCACGGCCAAACCAGATATTAGGTTCAATAAAGATAATTCATATATATCTGAAGATGTTTATAGTATAGATGTGACAGTATCTGGTCCACTGGAAGAACACCAAATGGTTGCCATGCTCATTTGCAGACTAGGCGGCATTGAATATTCAGCGACCCTATAA
- the htpX gene encoding protease HtpX — MMRIALFLITNLAVMLVFGLVLSLTGIQSSSVQGLMIMAGLFGFGGAFVSLLMSKWMALRSVGGEVIEQPRNETERWLVETVRAQAQQVGIAMPQVAIYHAPDINAFATGARRDASLVAVSTGLLQNMSRDEAEAVIAHEISHIANGDMVTMTLVQGVVNTFVIFISRLIAQVVSGFLSGNRDEAESSNGNPLVYFAVATVLELVFGILASIITMWFSRYREFHADAGSAKLVGREKMIAALQRLKTSYEPQEESSMMAFCINGKSKSFSELFMSHPPLDKRIAALRAGDYLK, encoded by the coding sequence ATGATGCGTATTGCGCTTTTCCTGATCACCAACCTGGCGGTGATGTTGGTTTTTGGGCTAGTACTTAGCCTGACGGGAATTCAGTCCAGCAGTGTCCAGGGCTTAATGATAATGGCTGGGCTGTTTGGCTTTGGCGGTGCGTTTGTTTCGCTGCTGATGTCTAAATGGATGGCGTTACGGTCCGTTGGCGGTGAAGTGATTGAACAACCACGTAACGAAACGGAACGTTGGCTGGTGGAAACCGTTCGTGCGCAGGCACAACAAGTTGGCATCGCGATGCCACAGGTGGCTATCTACCATGCGCCCGACATTAATGCATTTGCAACTGGCGCCCGACGTGATGCTTCACTGGTCGCGGTAAGTACCGGTTTGCTGCAAAATATGAGCCGTGATGAAGCTGAAGCCGTTATTGCACATGAAATTAGCCATATTGCCAATGGCGACATGGTGACTATGACGTTGGTACAGGGTGTTGTGAATACCTTCGTCATCTTTATTTCTCGCCTTATCGCTCAGGTGGTTTCTGGCTTTCTATCAGGCAACCGCGATGAAGCGGAAAGCAGTAACGGGAATCCGCTGGTTTATTTTGCTGTGGCAACCGTATTGGAACTGGTGTTTGGTATTCTTGCCAGCATCATCACCATGTGGTTCTCACGTTATCGTGAATTCCATGCGGATGCAGGGTCAGCCAAGCTCGTAGGGCGTGAGAAAATGATTGCCGCTTTGCAACGTTTGAAGACCAGCTATGAACCGCAGGAAGAGAGTAGCATGATGGCTTTTTGTATTAATGGAAAATCGAAGTCGTTTAGCGAATTGTTTATGTCACACCCACCGTTGGATAAGCGTATTGCTGCGCTGCGTGCTGGCGATTACCTGAAATAA
- a CDS encoding sensor histidine kinase, with product MHDIFEMLLAVFDRAALMLICLFFLTRMRPFRQLLQKEQHSPRERATVTAIFSLFALFGTYSGINVEGSLVNVRVIAVMSGGILFGPWVGIATGIIAGVHRYVIDMDGITSVPCLITSIIAGIISGYINKKVKKEQQWSIGILGGMLCESLTMLLVVVWATPIALGLDIVSKIAVPMILGSICIGLIVLLVQGVANEKETIAARQAKLALDIAHKTLPYFRNINSDSLTAICQIIRTEINADAVAITNTQHIQAYVGLGSDKYNIGHDIISPMTQQAIHDGKIIIKNNDEQHLTPEIHSMIVIPLWEHGQVTGTLKIYYRHAHKITYSLRVMAVGLSQIMSTQIEVSRTEQLRDMANKAELRALQSKINPHFLFNALNAISSSIRINPDTARQLVINLSRYLRYNLELNDDALIDIKKELYQIQDYIAIEKARFGDKLTVIYDIDDDIVYKIPSLLIQPLVENAIVHGIQPCKGKGTVVLSVKDQGDRLLVAVKDTGHGISQETMDRVARNEVPGNKIGLLNVHHRVRLRYGEGLHIRRLEPGTEIYFYIPREERTPSALPDTIKVLHTVSSTTENRELS from the coding sequence GTGCACGACATATTTGAAATGCTCCTTGCGGTCTTTGATCGCGCAGCCCTGATGTTGATCTGTCTGTTCTTTCTCACGAGGATGCGCCCGTTTCGCCAGTTGCTGCAAAAAGAGCAGCATTCGCCGAGAGAGCGTGCAACGGTAACGGCGATTTTTTCGCTGTTTGCATTGTTTGGTACCTATTCCGGCATAAATGTTGAAGGGTCGCTGGTAAACGTGCGTGTTATCGCCGTGATGTCCGGCGGTATTCTTTTCGGACCTTGGGTCGGAATCGCAACCGGCATTATTGCAGGAGTACACCGTTACGTAATTGATATGGATGGCATCACCTCCGTACCGTGTTTGATTACCAGTATTATCGCTGGCATCATTTCTGGCTATATCAATAAAAAAGTGAAAAAAGAACAGCAGTGGAGCATCGGGATTTTGGGGGGAATGCTGTGCGAGTCATTGACTATGTTGCTGGTGGTGGTTTGGGCGACACCGATAGCGTTAGGTTTGGATATCGTCTCTAAAATAGCCGTTCCGATGATTTTAGGCTCCATCTGTATTGGATTGATTGTATTGCTGGTACAGGGGGTTGCGAATGAAAAGGAAACGATTGCCGCTAGGCAGGCCAAACTGGCGTTGGATATAGCACACAAAACCTTGCCATATTTCCGTAATATTAATAGCGATTCACTAACAGCCATTTGCCAGATTATTCGTACTGAGATTAATGCTGATGCGGTAGCAATCACCAATACACAGCACATTCAGGCCTATGTGGGACTGGGGAGTGATAAGTATAATATCGGTCACGATATTATCAGTCCGATGACGCAACAGGCAATTCATGATGGAAAAATCATTATTAAAAATAATGATGAACAGCATCTCACGCCAGAAATTCATTCGATGATTGTTATTCCACTGTGGGAACATGGGCAGGTAACCGGTACGCTGAAAATTTATTATCGCCATGCACATAAAATTACCTATTCATTGCGTGTGATGGCCGTCGGTCTATCGCAAATTATGTCAACGCAAATTGAAGTATCTCGCACAGAACAATTGCGCGATATGGCAAACAAGGCAGAACTGAGAGCGCTGCAAAGTAAAATCAATCCGCACTTTCTTTTTAATGCACTGAATGCGATCTCTTCATCCATCCGTATAAACCCCGATACCGCGCGCCAGTTGGTGATTAACCTGTCGCGTTATTTACGTTATAACCTTGAGCTCAATGACGATGCGCTGATCGATATAAAGAAAGAGCTGTATCAAATTCAAGATTATATCGCGATTGAGAAGGCTAGATTTGGGGACAAATTGACGGTAATTTACGATATCGATGATGATATCGTTTATAAAATACCGAGCTTATTGATTCAACCGCTGGTTGAAAATGCGATAGTGCATGGCATTCAGCCGTGTAAAGGCAAGGGAACAGTGGTATTGTCGGTTAAGGATCAGGGCGATAGGCTATTGGTCGCGGTCAAGGATACGGGACATGGTATCAGTCAGGAAACGATGGATCGCGTGGCGCGCAATGAAGTACCGGGAAATAAAATAGGTTTGCTGAACGTACACCACAGAGTGCGTTTGCGCTATGGCGAAGGATTGCATATTCGGCGGTTAGAGCCTGGAACTGAAATTTATTTTTATATCCCACGGGAAGAGAGGACGCCGTCGGCTCTACCGGACACCATTAAGGTCCTTCATACGGTGTCTTCTACCACCGAAAATAGAGAGCTGTCATGA
- a CDS encoding sensor domain-containing phosphodiesterase, whose translation MNRALIGKDEDGRLAALSEYGIKNALYDPSLNNLISLAANIFSVPIVLVSLVEAERQLFAASVGVSFFETPRDIAFCAHTILQKEIMVVLDARKDARFKNNPLVVGAPNIRFYAGGLLTTSSGHAIGTLCIIDLKPRAAFTKRDERNLLDLASLVMDKLEIRRLDLARKASQVRFENIANTSPDTILCVNDKGLITFWNTAAEHMLEYSGEEIIGRSINTLLPDAFIVQLNHLIADRDSLMKGVTLELNVLAKNGNQMPVELSVSMWEDSGNISYGAILRDITERKRNEERLFLLAHMDPLTGLANRTLLTSHLEMALKSKPAVCIMMIDLDGFKDVNDSLGHASGDEILVSVAEKIKGAVRSDDIVARIGGDEFALLFPGLSDKRVAGKIAEKIIHEISQAMIINDHQINISASIGVVLYPQYGPTVQDLLTSADLALYQAKSQGRNCYRFFTREMLDVFKAKHAFQLEFVRAYEQHEFEMFYQPQVKLATHEIVGAEALLRWRHPKRGLLSPSTFLSALENGPWAERVGDWIVETACQQAAQWCQLSNGYFRISINLFSAQFRTGMLAEKIMTTLARTGLQPSSLELEITENIILRYDENMLEPLKALRDAGIGIAFDDYGTGYASLSMLKNYPVTRLKIDQSFVRNMCESPSDAAIVRAILYLGKSFGLNIIAEGVETIEQSERLLSKGCEEAQGYLFGHPMSAEAFSRLLTTRKCLSV comes from the coding sequence ATGAATCGAGCCCTAATAGGCAAAGATGAAGATGGGCGTCTTGCTGCGCTAAGTGAGTATGGCATTAAGAATGCGTTATACGATCCGAGTCTGAATAATCTGATTAGCCTGGCTGCGAACATATTTAGCGTCCCCATCGTTTTGGTGTCGTTAGTAGAGGCCGAACGTCAACTATTTGCCGCTAGCGTTGGCGTTTCTTTTTTTGAAACCCCGCGCGATATCGCTTTTTGTGCACATACGATCCTGCAAAAAGAGATCATGGTAGTACTTGATGCTCGTAAAGATGCGCGTTTTAAAAATAACCCCTTGGTGGTGGGGGCGCCTAACATCCGTTTTTATGCGGGGGGGTTATTAACAACATCCTCCGGGCATGCTATTGGCACATTATGCATTATCGATTTAAAGCCTAGGGCAGCATTCACCAAACGAGATGAGCGCAATTTACTGGACCTGGCCTCGTTAGTGATGGATAAGCTAGAAATACGGCGTCTTGATCTAGCGCGTAAGGCCAGTCAGGTGCGGTTCGAAAATATTGCCAATACCTCCCCTGATACTATTCTGTGTGTCAATGATAAGGGTCTGATTACCTTTTGGAACACCGCCGCGGAGCATATGTTGGAATACTCTGGAGAGGAAATTATCGGCCGCAGTATTAATACCCTCTTACCGGATGCCTTTATTGTTCAACTTAACCACCTAATTGCCGATCGTGACTCGCTCATGAAAGGGGTCACGTTGGAATTGAATGTACTGGCTAAAAACGGTAATCAGATGCCAGTTGAATTATCGGTTTCCATGTGGGAAGACAGCGGAAATATTAGCTATGGGGCAATATTACGGGATATTACAGAACGGAAGCGCAACGAAGAACGTCTTTTTTTGCTGGCGCATATGGATCCGTTAACCGGGTTGGCAAACCGAACGTTGCTAACCTCCCATTTGGAAATGGCGCTAAAGAGTAAACCGGCCGTTTGTATTATGATGATCGACCTGGACGGTTTTAAGGATGTGAATGATAGCCTGGGGCATGCTAGCGGGGATGAGATACTTGTGTCCGTCGCTGAAAAAATCAAGGGGGCGGTTCGATCAGATGATATCGTGGCTCGAATAGGGGGAGATGAGTTTGCGCTATTGTTTCCCGGGTTAAGTGATAAACGGGTGGCTGGAAAAATTGCCGAGAAAATTATTCATGAAATCTCACAGGCAATGATAATTAACGATCATCAGATTAATATTAGCGCTAGTATTGGCGTGGTGCTATATCCGCAATATGGGCCGACTGTACAGGATCTTTTGACCAGCGCGGATTTAGCGCTATATCAGGCAAAATCTCAGGGGCGAAATTGCTACCGTTTTTTTACGCGAGAAATGCTCGACGTCTTTAAGGCTAAACATGCATTCCAGCTCGAATTTGTGCGCGCCTATGAACAACATGAATTTGAGATGTTCTATCAGCCACAGGTAAAACTGGCTACACATGAGATCGTTGGAGCGGAAGCGCTACTGCGTTGGCGTCATCCGAAACGGGGGCTGCTAAGCCCGTCAACTTTCCTTAGCGCATTGGAAAATGGCCCGTGGGCGGAGCGAGTAGGTGATTGGATCGTTGAAACCGCTTGTCAGCAGGCAGCGCAGTGGTGTCAGTTGAGCAACGGCTATTTTCGCATCAGTATTAATCTTTTCAGTGCCCAGTTTCGTACCGGCATGTTAGCGGAAAAAATTATGACGACGCTTGCGCGCACCGGGTTGCAGCCAAGTTCGCTTGAGTTGGAGATTACGGAAAATATTATCCTGCGCTATGATGAAAATATGCTTGAACCATTAAAGGCTTTGCGTGACGCAGGAATTGGCATTGCTTTCGATGACTACGGCACTGGGTATGCATCGCTCAGTATGCTTAAAAATTATCCGGTAACCCGACTGAAGATTGATCAGAGCTTCGTGAGAAACATGTGTGAATCGCCATCGGACGCCGCGATAGTTCGAGCGATCCTATATCTTGGGAAGAGTTTTGGGCTGAATATCATTGCTGAAGGGGTAGAAACCATCGAGCAGAGCGAACGGCTACTGAGCAAAGGGTGTGAGGAGGCACAGGGATACCTGTTTGGGCATCCAATGTCTGCAGAAGCGTTTTCTCGGCTGTTAACGACGAGAAAATGTCTAAGCGTGTAA